The DNA region AAACCAAATGGAAAAGTATTAGATATTGGAAGTGCTATGGGTTTTTTTCTTAAAGAGGCTTCTAATTATGGATATATCACTGAAGGTATAGAGATAAGTGAGTATGCTTCAAATTACTGCGTTAATACTTTAAACTTAAATGTGCATAATTGTTCTTTGCTTGATTTTAATTATAAAGAAAAAGAGTATGATATAATTACAGCTTGGTATGTTGTAGAGCATATTTATAATTTTGATAAAATTTTTGAAAATATATTATATTCTCTAAAAGATGATGGTATATTTGCTTTGGCTATGCCTAATGGTTATGGGGTAAGCGGAAGGTTTAATAAAAATTATTATTCTATAGTTCCAAGCGACCATGCATTTGAGGCTAATCCTAAATCTTTGGATATGTTTTTTGCTAAATATTCACTTAAAAGAATTAATTTAGAAAATCAAAGTATTTATTATAATAGATTTACAGATGTATTTAAGATTTTTAAAAACTCTAAACTATCAGAAAAATTATATAAAAAACTCGCACAAAAATTTAATCTTGGAGATACATTTGAGTGTATATATCAAAAGGTAAAATAATATATTGCAATAATCATTTTATTGTTTATAATAAAAGTTAACATATTAATTTTAAAATGGTGAAAAATGGAAGAAGATAAATATATTTTTGAAAAATTAAAATTAAATTTAGACAGAAACTTTCCTGTAGAAAATGATAATCATATAGATAATGATAAAGAATATTCTAATAATAATTTTAATAATTCTAATGATGAAAGTTTAGTAATATTGGAAACAAAAAGAAATATAGAAAAAATAAAAGAGTATTCAAAAGAAATTAATGATGCTGATATTAATCCTGCTTTGGAAGAGATGATTTCTATACTTGATAATATGGTTGCTTATTCTAAGGCCAACAAAGAAGGCGAAAAAAAACTTCAAAAGATAAATGAATATCATCTTCCAACTGCTATAAAAATGCTTAAGTATTATATTGATTTTTGTAATTTACCTGTAAAGAATGATAATATAGAAAAAACTTCTTTAGAGATAGAAGATGCTATAATAAAATTAAATGAAGCTTTAAAAAAAATGCTTCTTGAAATGAATGAAAATAAATTAATTGATATAAATAGCGATATAGATGTATTAAAAAACATGCTTGAAAAAGATGGATTAATATAATTTTTTTTGGAGGTTTTGATTTATGCAAGAAAATAATAATAATTCTTTAAGTTTAGATATTCAAAAAAGTATAGATTCTAAAATCAGTGAGAATGACAATAGCAAAATAAAAGAGTTATCTGATAGTATAAATTTAGAAGATTCTATTTCTATAATGTCTTATGGCTCTGCGGCACAAAATAAAATGGTGCAATTTTCTGAAAATACATTAAGTACTGTGATGAATAAAGATTTGGGAGATATAGGAAACACTATTAGTGATTTAATAGTAGAGCTTAAAGGTTTTGATATAGAAAAAGAGTCTAAAGGGATATTTGGATTTTTTAGAAAGGGTATTAATAATTTGAGCAAGTTAAAAACTAAATATTCTAAAGTAGAAGTTAATATTGACGGTATAATAAAGATATTAGAAAATCATCAAAGAACATTATTAAAAGATATTAGTATATTAGACCAAATGTATGATTATAATTTGGATTATTTAAAAGAGCTTGAATTATATATTAAAGCTGGAAAAGAAAAGTTAAATAATGATATAAATAAAAAAATATTGGAACTTGAAGAAAAAGCAAGACAAACTAACACACCCGAAGATGCACAAGCAGCAAGAGATTATAAAGATTTAGCTAATAGATTTGAAAAAAGACTGCATGATTTAGAGCTAACTAAAGCAGTATCAATACAAACTATACCGCAAATAAGAATGGTTCAAAATAATAATGTAGTGATGAGCGAAAAGATACAATCTACACTTGTTAATACTATACCTTTGTGGAAGAATCAAATGGTTTTAGCTATAGGGCTTCATCATTCTAATGAGGCAGCAAAAGCACAAAGAGCTGTTACTGACACTACTAATGAACTTCTTAGAAAAAATGCTGATATGCTAAAAACTTCTACTATAGAAACAGCAAAAGAATCTGAAAGAGCTATAGTTGATATTGAAACATTAAAACATACAAATGAACAATTAATTTCTACATTGGACGAAGTGATAAAAATACAAAATGAGGGCAGAGAAAAAAGAAAAAATGCTGAAATGGAATTAGTCAATATTGAAAATGAACTTAAAAATAAAATATTAAGCATGAAAGAGTAATTATGATATACTTAAAATATGTTTTTAATAATGAATATAATGGCAATATAGAAAGTTTATCAAAAGAGATGGCTAACAAACATTATAATAAAGATAGTTTAATAATAAAAAGAAATAATAATGGTAAGCCTTATTTTGAAAATGAAGATAATATATTTTTTAATGGTTCGCATAGTAAAGATTTAATTTGTGTTGGAATGTCCGACAGCCTTATAGGTCTTGATGCTGAGTTTATTAAAGAGAGAAAATTTTTTGATATTGCAGGCGAATATTTTTCTTTTAAAGAGCGTAAATTTTTAAAGTCTTCAAAGAAATTAGAAATAGATTTTTTTACTTTATGGACATTAAAAGAGGCTTATATAAAAAAATTTGGTAAGGTTATTTTTGATATAAAAGATTCTATAGAGATAGATTTAGATGAAAGAGTTATATATAATGCTGATAATCTATTTTTTGCTACATTTATTCTTGATGATTCTTATATAATAAGTTTATGCTCTGATATGAAAAATAAAGATGTGATAATAACAACAGATGATTTTAATCTTAATATGTTGTTTTCTTATCCTGTTCTTCCTCAAATAGATATTTCTATATAGTAGTTTAATTTTTAATGCTATTGACTTTTTTTATTCTAGTGTATACAATTATATTACTTGGCGGAGCTTTGAATTTCGCCGAGGAGTTTGAGTATGAAAATAATTACACTAATTTTACTGAATATATTTATACTCTTTAGCAGTAATACACTTTTTTCTCAAGATATAACCTTTAGAGTTACAGGTATATCTGGGGTAGCTTTCATAGAAAAATCTGATAAGTCATTAAGAGTTTTCAGAGGCAGTGAAATACATGAAGGCTATAAATTAACCACAAAAAGTAATACAACAGTAGAGATTACTGTATTAAAAGACGGAAATAATATCGGAAGTGTGTCTTTAAATGAAAAAAGTATTATGATGGTTAATTCTTCTATTTCAGATGAATATTCTTATATATCATTATCTTTACTTCATGGATATTTTACTGTAAGTATAGAAGATGATTATCAAGTACATACAGCAAATGTTTCTTCTATGGTTACATATAATAATGCTGCTGCAAAGATTGAGGTGGCATTTTCTGAAGATGGTTCTACAATTGTCATTCCTATTAACACTAAAGTAAATGTTTATGCTGATAATGATGAACGTATTGTTAATCCTAGAGAGGTTTATATAGCTGAATTTAATGGTAATAATAGAGTGGTAAAACAAGGCAGTGATACAGACCCTTTAGTTTTTTTGAATAACGGCGAAGAAAATGCAAGACTAGATTCTACTTCTACTATAGAAAGCTTAATTTCTGCTATGGAAGATATTTCTCAAAGTGATGCAGCTTCAGTTTCTAGAGTATCTCTTACAGATGTAGATAATGGAGAAAAAGATATTTATGCTTTAGAGATGAAAAGAAATAGAATGATAGCAGGCAATGAAGGATATTATAGCTCTATAGTAAGACTTATTAATTCTGATTCTGTAAGTAAGAATGAGATGATACCTTATGCAAGAAAGTCATTGGGGTTATACAGTGCAAATCAAAGAGCTATTAATAAAATGGATTCTGCATTAACTAGAACACGTGATAAGTTTAACAGAATTAAAAAAGAATTTGACAGCAAAATGTACGGCGTTTCTGAATAATTATAATAATTTTTTTAAGCTTATAATTTTTTATTTCTAATATTTATTAAAAAATCGTTATATTATAAAGGGATTAGATGAGTAAGGTAGTTATAATTAAATGTGATAATTATGATTTGGATATGGTTAAATCTGCAATTAATCGCGGTATAGATTTACTTGGCGGTATAGATTTATTTGTTCAAAGTAATGATAAGGTATTATTAAAACCGAATTTATTAGCAGCGGAAACAGCTGATAAATCTGTAACAACTCACCCTGTAGTTTTTGAGGCTATAGCATCAATTTTGCAAGAGAGGGGCTGTAAAGTTTCTTATGGTGATTCACCTGGAGTTGGGAAGGGAAGCAGTGTTGCTTTGAAAGCTGGTATTGATGAGGTTGCAAGCAGGCTTAATGTAGAATATGCTGATTTTGATGAGCCTGTTGGTGTTAATTTCCCTGAGGGTGTTCAAGAGAAGAGTTTTACTGTAGCTAAACCTGTTACAGAGGCTGATGTTATAATTAGTTTGCCAAAATTAAAATCTCATGCTTTAACTGTGATGACTGGTGCTGTAAAAAACCAATTTGGATGCATACCAGGTTTTAGAAAGGCTGAATATCATTTGAAGCTTCCTGATTTTGAAGATTTTTCTACTATGCTTTTGGATTTAAATAAATATGTAAATCCAAAATTATATATAATGGACGCTATACTTGCTATGGAAGGTAACGGACCAAGAAGCGGTAATCCTAGAAAGGTAAATGCATTATTATTTTCTACTGATGCTGTTGCTTTAGATTATATTGCTTCACAGATTATATCTTTTGATTATAATAATATACCTACTATAAAAATGGGTTTTAAGCATAATTTCTCTAACAAAGATGATATAGAAGTTTTGGGAGATGATATAGAAAGTATTAAGGTTGTTGATTTTAAAAAGCCGCATAAAAGAATAGGCATAGGAAGAAGTTTGATGAAGTTTGCTAATTTTCCTATTGTGAAAAAGATATTTTCTTTTATTATACCTAAGCCTGTTATAGATAAAAATAAATGTGTAAAATGCGGGGTATGTGTTAAGGTTTGCCCTGTTACTCCTTTAGCTTTAAACTTTGATAAAAAAGGTAAAAATTATCCTCCTGAATATTATTATGATAAATGTATTACTTGCTACTGTTGTCAAGAATTATGTCCGCATAAGGCTATATTTTTAAAAAGAAAGTTTTAAATTGCTTGAAGTTTAGTTAATATTATGGTATCATTATACTATATATAATAATAAGTAGAATTTTTTTTAAAAGGTAATGATAAATGGAAAATATTAATATAACTAAAATAATGGAGCTTCTTCCGCATAGATATCCTTTTTTACTTGTAGATAAAGTAATAAGCATAGAAGAAGGTAAAATACATTCTCTAAAAAATGTTACTTTTAATGAACCTCAATTTACAGGTCATTTTCCAGAAAGTCCTATAATGCCTGGTGTTTTAATGGTTGAGGCATTGGCACAAACTTCTGGAATATATTGCTATATGAAATTATTAAAACCTGAAGAAATTGGCAATAAATTTATGTTTTTTGCTAAAATAGATAATGTTAAGTTTAAAAATCCTGTTATACCAGGAGACGTAATGGATATGTTTGTTACTGTTGAGGCTTTTAACGGAACTTTACTTAAAACACATGGTGAAGTTAGAGTAGGGGATAGTTTAGCTTGTTCTGCTGATTTAGGATTATTTTTAGTAGATAGAGAAGCTATGAAGATTAATAAATAATTAATAATAATTGGATAACAAAAAGATGAAAAAAGATATACATGAAACTGCTATTATTTCAGAGTCTGCTAAAATAGCGGATAATGTAAAAATAGGTCCTTATGCTGTAATAGAAGGCAATGTAACTATAGGAGAGAACACTGTAATAGGTGCTCATAGTGTTATAAAAGAATACACTAATATAGGTAAGAACAATATAATTCATGATAATGTTGTTTTGGGTGATTTGCCTCAGGATATACATTTTGATAGGAATACTGTTACATTTTTAGAGATTGGTGATAATAATGAGATAAGAGAGTTCGCCAATTTGCATAGAGCATCAAAAGAAAATGCAAAGACTATAATAAAAAATAATTGTTATATAATGGCTACTGGGCATGTTGCTCATGATTGTGAGATTAATGATAATGTTATTATATGTAATGGCGCTTTGGTTGCTGGACATGTAAAGGTAGGAAAGGGAGCTTTTATTTCTGGTAACTGTGTTGTGCATCAATTTTGTTCTATAGGCGAATATGCTATGATTAGCGGAATGTCTGCTGTTGGTAGGGATATTTTGCCATATGCTTTAACTGCTCATGCTGGTGAAGCTATTATATATAAACTTAATTTAGTTGGAATGAGAAGAGCTGGTTTTACTTCTGAACAGATTAGTCATGCTGAAGAGGCTTATGATATGTGGTATAATTGGAATAAAACAAAGCAAGAGTTTTTAGACACATACTTAAACGATAATAGTTTAAATGATATAGCTAAAAAAATAGTTGTTTTTATATCAGAGTCTAGAAGAGGCATAACGCCAAGAAAAACAGTATAAAAGATAGTAAATAAAATATATATGCGAATATTTATAGCTACAGGAGAAGTATCTGGCGACATTCAGGGAGCCTTGATTGCAAATGAGATAAAAAAATTAGCACCTCAAACCATAATAGATGGATTTGGCGGTGTTGAGATGAAAAAGGCTAATGTTAATATTTTATCTGATATGTCAACATTATCTACTATGGGTATATTTGAAGGTATTAATCCAAAATTTGCTTTCAAAAAACTTGGAGCTTTCAATATATTAAAAGAGTATCTTAAAAATAATAAAGTTGATGTAATGCTTCTTGTAGATAATCAGGGAGTTAATCTTATATTGGCTAAATATTGTAAAAAAAATAATATTCCTTATATTTATTACTTTCCGCCTCATGTTGGTATATGGGGAGAATGGAATGCTAAAAGATTATTGTCTGCTAAAAAAATAATTACCCCTTTTCAATTTGATTATGATGTTTATAAGAAGTATAATTGTAATGTGGTTTACAGCGGGCACCCTTTTGCTGATATTAATTATAATAGGGAAGTATCTCCATTAAATATGGATAAAAAAGAATATACTGTTGGTGTATTATTTGGAAGCAGGTATCAGGAAATTAAAAAACTTGCTCCTGTGTTTATCAAATCTATGAAGATACTTAATGATATGCTATTTGGAAATATAAGGTTTATTATACCTGTTGCTTATCCTGAATATAGAGAGCCTATAGAGAATATTATTGATAATTATAAAGATTTGTTAAATGGAATATGTTATTCTGTGATAGAAAATAAAGATGATGTTTATATATATTCTGATGCTCTTATAATGTCCAGCGGTACAGCTAGTTTGATAGCAGCTTGTTATGGAAAGCCTATGGTTATATGTTATAAGATATCTCATTTAACTTTTTTGCTTGGTAAGTTTTTTACTAATATAAAATATGTTGGCATGCCTAATGTTATGCTTAATGAGGAAGCTGCTCCTGAACTTCTTCAGAGAGATTGCAATCCAAATGCTATTAGCAGTCATATAATAAAATATTTAACAGATAAAGAATATTATGATAAAACTAGTTCTAATTTAATTAGGGTAAGAGAATTACTTGGCGATAAAAATGTATTAGAACGTGTTGCAAAAGAGATTATTAATTAAAAATGATAGACGATGATTTTTTTAATAATATAGAAGAATATATAAAAAAAACTGATATAGAGTTTGATATTCTTTTTGTTGATTCAATCACTAAAGATAAAATTGCTTTATTAGTAAATAAGATATTAATAAAATACAAAATAGAAAAATATTATGAAGATGTTATTTATATATTAATGGAGCTTATTACTAATGCTATTAAGGCTAGATATTTACATTTAATTAGTTTAAAAGTACTTAATGAAATGTATCCTAATTATTCTTTAGATGAATATTATAGTAATCCTGATATAATGAAAAAATATTCTGATATATTTAGAGATGATGAAAGCAGAGAAAAATTAAAAAATATATTAAAAAATGAAAATAAATTTCTATCTGACAATAACAATAATATAGATAATTTTTATAATGATGTTTTATTATTAAATGAAAACACTAAAAGCAAATTTATTATAAAATTATTTATTCATATCACAAAAAATAATGTAGAGTTTGATATAGTTAATGATTCACCTCTTATTATGCTAGGAAGAACAAGAATAGATAGTAAGAGACTCACTTTTAAAGAATATTATAATAACGATATGGTGGAGAGTTTTTTCTTAGAACAATTAGATAATACTGAAAGTGCCGGTTTTGGTTTAGCTTTATGCGACCTTAGATTATACAATATAGGTCTTGAGCCTACAAAACATTTAGAAATATATAATGACAATAATAAAACACATTCAAAATTAATAATACCTATAAAAGGCGTATTTAGTCATTTGATATTTCATAATAAATATTAAAGTTCTTGAGTGATTTCTTCTATCTTAAATATCTCTAATAAATCACCTTTTTTGATATCATTAAAGTTTTCTATAGAAGCACCGCATTCATATCCAGTAGCAACTTCTTTAACATCATCTTTAACACGTCTCAAGCTAGATATTTTACTAGTATAAATAAGTACGTTATCTCTCATTACTCTAACACCAGCATTTCTTTCTATTTTTCCGCTAGTTACATAACAACCGGCAATAGTTCCAACTCTAGGTACATGGAATACATCTCTAACCTCAACAGTACCAATATCCACTTCTTTTTTAAGTCTTTCAAGAGAACCTTTCATAGCATTTTGTATAGATTCTATTGCTTCATAGATAATGTCGTATCTCTCTATAGGTATTCCAAGTTTCTCAGCAAGTTCTCTAGCCTTTCCAGAAGGACGAACTCTGTATGCGATTATTATAGCATTAGAAGCATGTGCTAAGTT from Brachyspira pilosicoli P43/6/78 includes:
- a CDS encoding 5-bromo-4-chloroindolyl phosphate hydrolysis family protein: MEEDKYIFEKLKLNLDRNFPVENDNHIDNDKEYSNNNFNNSNDESLVILETKRNIEKIKEYSKEINDADINPALEEMISILDNMVAYSKANKEGEKKLQKINEYHLPTAIKMLKYYIDFCNLPVKNDNIEKTSLEIEDAIIKLNEALKKMLLEMNENKLIDINSDIDVLKNMLEKDGLI
- a CDS encoding toxic anion resistance protein, with amino-acid sequence MQENNNNSLSLDIQKSIDSKISENDNSKIKELSDSINLEDSISIMSYGSAAQNKMVQFSENTLSTVMNKDLGDIGNTISDLIVELKGFDIEKESKGIFGFFRKGINNLSKLKTKYSKVEVNIDGIIKILENHQRTLLKDISILDQMYDYNLDYLKELELYIKAGKEKLNNDINKKILELEEKARQTNTPEDAQAARDYKDLANRFEKRLHDLELTKAVSIQTIPQIRMVQNNNVVMSEKIQSTLVNTIPLWKNQMVLAIGLHHSNEAAKAQRAVTDTTNELLRKNADMLKTSTIETAKESERAIVDIETLKHTNEQLISTLDEVIKIQNEGREKRKNAEMELVNIENELKNKILSMKE
- a CDS encoding 4'-phosphopantetheinyl transferase family protein, whose product is MIYLKYVFNNEYNGNIESLSKEMANKHYNKDSLIIKRNNNGKPYFENEDNIFFNGSHSKDLICVGMSDSLIGLDAEFIKERKFFDIAGEYFSFKERKFLKSSKKLEIDFFTLWTLKEAYIKKFGKVIFDIKDSIEIDLDERVIYNADNLFFATFILDDSYIISLCSDMKNKDVIITTDDFNLNMLFSYPVLPQIDISI
- a CDS encoding DUF362 domain-containing protein; translated protein: MSKVVIIKCDNYDLDMVKSAINRGIDLLGGIDLFVQSNDKVLLKPNLLAAETADKSVTTHPVVFEAIASILQERGCKVSYGDSPGVGKGSSVALKAGIDEVASRLNVEYADFDEPVGVNFPEGVQEKSFTVAKPVTEADVIISLPKLKSHALTVMTGAVKNQFGCIPGFRKAEYHLKLPDFEDFSTMLLDLNKYVNPKLYIMDAILAMEGNGPRSGNPRKVNALLFSTDAVALDYIASQIISFDYNNIPTIKMGFKHNFSNKDDIEVLGDDIESIKVVDFKKPHKRIGIGRSLMKFANFPIVKKIFSFIIPKPVIDKNKCVKCGVCVKVCPVTPLALNFDKKGKNYPPEYYYDKCITCYCCQELCPHKAIFLKRKF
- the fabZ gene encoding 3-hydroxyacyl-ACP dehydratase FabZ produces the protein MENINITKIMELLPHRYPFLLVDKVISIEEGKIHSLKNVTFNEPQFTGHFPESPIMPGVLMVEALAQTSGIYCYMKLLKPEEIGNKFMFFAKIDNVKFKNPVIPGDVMDMFVTVEAFNGTLLKTHGEVRVGDSLACSADLGLFLVDREAMKINK
- the lpxA gene encoding acyl-ACP--UDP-N-acetylglucosamine O-acyltransferase; translation: MKKDIHETAIISESAKIADNVKIGPYAVIEGNVTIGENTVIGAHSVIKEYTNIGKNNIIHDNVVLGDLPQDIHFDRNTVTFLEIGDNNEIREFANLHRASKENAKTIIKNNCYIMATGHVAHDCEINDNVIICNGALVAGHVKVGKGAFISGNCVVHQFCSIGEYAMISGMSAVGRDILPYALTAHAGEAIIYKLNLVGMRRAGFTSEQISHAEEAYDMWYNWNKTKQEFLDTYLNDNSLNDIAKKIVVFISESRRGITPRKTV
- the lpxB gene encoding lipid-A-disaccharide synthase, which encodes MRIFIATGEVSGDIQGALIANEIKKLAPQTIIDGFGGVEMKKANVNILSDMSTLSTMGIFEGINPKFAFKKLGAFNILKEYLKNNKVDVMLLVDNQGVNLILAKYCKKNNIPYIYYFPPHVGIWGEWNAKRLLSAKKIITPFQFDYDVYKKYNCNVVYSGHPFADINYNREVSPLNMDKKEYTVGVLFGSRYQEIKKLAPVFIKSMKILNDMLFGNIRFIIPVAYPEYREPIENIIDNYKDLLNGICYSVIENKDDVYIYSDALIMSSGTASLIAACYGKPMVICYKISHLTFLLGKFFTNIKYVGMPNVMLNEEAAPELLQRDCNPNAISSHIIKYLTDKEYYDKTSSNLIRVRELLGDKNVLERVAKEIIN